Proteins encoded in a region of the Pseudomonas sp. GOM7 genome:
- the pilG gene encoding twitching motility response regulator PilG, which translates to MEQHCDGLKVMVIDDSKTIRRTAETLLKKVGCEVITAVDGFDALAKIADTHPSIIFVDIMMPRLDGYQTCALIKNNSAFKSTPVIMLSSKDGLFDKAKGRIVGSDQYLTKPFSKEELLGAIKTHVPDFTPVEQAS; encoded by the coding sequence ATGGAACAGCATTGCGACGGCTTGAAAGTGATGGTGATCGACGACTCGAAGACGATTCGTCGCACTGCGGAAACCTTGCTGAAGAAGGTGGGCTGCGAAGTCATCACTGCGGTCGACGGCTTCGATGCCTTGGCCAAGATCGCCGACACCCATCCAAGCATCATCTTTGTCGACATCATGATGCCGCGTCTCGATGGTTATCAGACCTGTGCCCTGATCAAGAACAACAGTGCTTTCAAATCCACCCCGGTGATCATGCTGTCCTCCAAGGATGGTCTGTTCGACAAGGCCAAAGGACGCATCGTGGGTTCCGATCAGTATCTGACCAAGCCCTTCAGCAAGGAAGAGCTGCTCGGTGCCATCAAGACTCATGTGCCGGACTTCACTCCGGTAGAACAAGCCTCCTGA
- the gshB gene encoding glutathione synthase: protein MSLRLGIVMDPIADISFKKDSSLAMLLAAQARGWSLLYMEQRDLYQARGQARGRMRPLKVFNDAQHWFELADEQDSPLAELDVILMRKDPPFDNEFVYSTYLLEQAERDGVLVVNRPQSLRDCNEKFFATQFPQFTPPTLVSRRADILRQFADEHRDIILKPLDGMGGSQIFRHRAGDPNLSVILESLTQHGQQQIMAQGYLPAILEGDKRILMIDGEPIPYCLARIPAAGETRGNLAAGGRGEARPLTERDKEIAAAVGPTLREKGLIFVGLDVIGEHLTEINVTSPTCIREIDAAFDTRIGERLMACIAEKLGAKA from the coding sequence ATGAGCCTTCGTCTCGGGATCGTCATGGATCCCATCGCGGACATCAGTTTCAAGAAAGACAGCTCGCTGGCCATGCTGCTGGCGGCCCAGGCTCGCGGCTGGTCGCTGCTCTACATGGAACAACGGGATCTTTACCAGGCCCGCGGCCAAGCCCGAGGCCGCATGCGCCCGCTGAAGGTATTCAACGACGCGCAGCACTGGTTCGAGCTTGCCGACGAGCAGGACAGCCCCCTTGCCGAACTGGACGTGATCCTGATGCGCAAGGATCCGCCCTTCGATAACGAGTTCGTCTACTCCACTTATCTATTGGAACAGGCCGAGCGTGACGGTGTACTGGTGGTCAACCGGCCACAGAGCCTGCGCGACTGCAACGAAAAATTCTTCGCCACCCAGTTTCCTCAATTCACACCACCGACCCTGGTCAGTCGCCGGGCCGATATTCTGCGCCAGTTTGCCGATGAGCACCGTGACATCATTCTCAAACCCCTGGATGGCATGGGCGGATCACAGATATTTCGCCACCGTGCCGGCGACCCCAATCTCTCGGTGATTCTGGAAAGTCTCACTCAGCATGGACAGCAACAGATCATGGCGCAAGGCTACCTGCCAGCGATCTTGGAGGGCGACAAGCGCATCCTGATGATCGATGGCGAGCCGATCCCCTACTGCCTGGCGCGCATTCCCGCTGCTGGCGAAACGCGCGGCAACCTGGCTGCAGGCGGCCGCGGCGAAGCTCGCCCACTGACCGAGCGGGACAAGGAGATCGCCGCGGCCGTCGGCCCCACGCTACGGGAAAAGGGATTGATCTTCGTCGGCCTCGACGTGATCGGTGAGCACCTGACGGAAATCAACGTCACCAGCCCCACCTGCATCCGTGAGATCGATGCGGCCTTCGATACCCGTATCGGCGAACGCCTGATGGCCTGCATCGCCGAAAAACTTGGCGCAAAAGCTTGA
- a CDS encoding energy transducer TonB, with the protein MNAATPTPTASSTKVRPADRLGFTLFVAAALHIALILGVGFTLEPPPQISKTLEITLSTFKSEDKPKEADFLAQDNQQGSGTLEQAAAPKTTEQARFQDSEVRKVTPPSAPQQPASKQEAPKAAVATRAPQQQKTPVKREESKPVRETKPAPVFDSAQLSAEIASLEAELAQEVQAYAKRPKIYRLSAASTMRDKGAWYKDEWRKKVERIGNLNYPDDARRQRIYGSLRLLVSINRDGSLYEVQVLESSGQAVLDQAAQRIVRLAAPYAPFTGDLADIDRLEIIRTWRFERGDRLSSN; encoded by the coding sequence ATGAACGCAGCAACCCCTACACCCACCGCCAGCTCGACCAAAGTGCGCCCGGCCGACCGCCTGGGCTTCACCCTGTTCGTCGCGGCAGCGCTGCACATCGCCCTGATTCTCGGGGTCGGCTTTACCCTGGAGCCGCCGCCGCAGATCAGCAAGACCCTGGAAATCACCCTGTCCACCTTCAAGAGCGAGGACAAGCCCAAGGAGGCGGACTTCCTCGCTCAGGATAACCAGCAGGGTAGCGGCACCCTGGAACAGGCGGCCGCGCCGAAGACCACCGAACAGGCTCGCTTTCAGGACAGCGAGGTACGCAAGGTCACCCCACCCAGCGCACCGCAGCAACCGGCCAGCAAGCAGGAAGCGCCGAAGGCGGCCGTTGCCACCCGCGCGCCCCAGCAGCAGAAAACCCCGGTCAAGCGCGAAGAAAGCAAACCCGTGCGCGAAACCAAGCCGGCGCCGGTCTTCGACTCCGCGCAGCTCTCGGCGGAAATCGCCAGCCTGGAGGCCGAGCTGGCCCAGGAAGTTCAGGCCTACGCCAAGCGCCCGAAGATCTACCGCCTCAGCGCCGCCTCGACCATGCGCGACAAGGGCGCCTGGTACAAGGACGAGTGGCGCAAGAAGGTCGAACGCATCGGCAATCTCAACTACCCCGATGACGCCCGTCGCCAGCGCATCTACGGCAGCCTGCGCCTGCTGGTGTCGATCAACCGCGACGGCAGCCTCTATGAAGTGCAGGTGCTGGAGTCCTCCGGCCAGGCCGTGCTCGACCAGGCCGCCCAGCGCATCGTGCGCCTGGCCGCGCCCTATGCCCCCTTCACCGGCGACCTGGCCGACATCGACCGCCTGGAGATCATCCGCACTTGGCGCTTCGAGCGCGGCGACCGGCTGTCGAGCAATTGA
- a CDS encoding YqgE/AlgH family protein, with the protein MKTSAPTSLKHHFLIAMPHMADPNFAQTVTYLVEHNDQGAMGLVINKPNGLNLADVLEQLRPDEEPAALCHSLPIFAGGPVQTDRGFVLHPAGQQFQATLDLGELGLSTSQDVLFAIADGNGPERYLITLGYAGWEAGQLEAELAENAWLTCPADNAILFDLPFDQRLNAAAACLGVNLSLLTSQAGHA; encoded by the coding sequence ATGAAGACTTCAGCCCCCACTTCGCTCAAGCATCACTTTCTGATCGCCATGCCGCACATGGCCGATCCGAACTTCGCGCAGACCGTCACCTACCTGGTCGAGCACAACGATCAGGGCGCCATGGGTCTGGTGATCAACAAGCCCAATGGTCTCAACCTGGCCGACGTTCTGGAGCAATTGCGCCCTGACGAAGAGCCGGCGGCGCTGTGCCACAGCCTGCCGATCTTCGCCGGCGGCCCGGTGCAGACCGATCGCGGCTTCGTCCTGCATCCGGCTGGCCAGCAGTTTCAGGCCACCCTGGATCTGGGCGAGCTGGGCCTGTCCACCTCGCAGGACGTGCTATTCGCCATCGCCGACGGCAATGGCCCGGAGCGTTACCTGATCACCCTCGGCTACGCCGGCTGGGAAGCCGGGCAACTGGAAGCCGAGCTGGCCGAAAACGCCTGGCTGACCTGCCCGGCCGATAACGCCATCCTCTTCGATCTGCCCTTCGACCAACGCCTGAATGCCGCCGCCGCATGCCTCGGCGTCAACCTCAGCCTGCTCACCTCGCAGGCCGGGCACGCCTGA
- the ruvX gene encoding Holliday junction resolvase RuvX yields the protein MMSDKPLRLLLGFDYGTKQIGVAVGQVITGQARELCTLKAQNGVPDWSRVEALIKEWQPDAVVVGLPLNMDGTPSEMSARAEKFARRLNGRFNLPAYTHDERLTTFEAKGQRLREGQSGGYRERPVDALAAALLLQGWLEEHCPG from the coding sequence CTGATGAGCGACAAGCCACTACGCCTGCTGCTGGGCTTCGATTACGGCACCAAGCAGATCGGCGTCGCTGTCGGCCAGGTGATCACCGGCCAGGCCCGCGAGCTGTGCACGCTCAAGGCGCAGAACGGGGTGCCGGACTGGAGCCGCGTCGAAGCGCTGATCAAGGAATGGCAGCCGGACGCCGTGGTGGTCGGCCTGCCACTGAACATGGACGGCACGCCCAGCGAGATGAGTGCCCGCGCCGAGAAATTCGCCCGTCGCCTCAATGGCCGCTTCAACCTGCCAGCCTATACCCACGACGAACGCCTGACCACCTTCGAGGCCAAGGGCCAGCGCCTGCGCGAGGGTCAGAGTGGCGGCTACCGCGAGCGCCCGGTGGATGCCCTGGCCGCGGCGCTGCTGCTGCAAGGCTGGCTCGAGGAACATTGCCCGGGCTGA
- the pyrR gene encoding bifunctional pyr operon transcriptional regulator/uracil phosphoribosyltransferase PyrR translates to MMLPNPNDLLPAMASALTQHLNQRQIGEPRFIGIRTGGVWVAQALLAALDRDDALGILDVSFYRDDFTQNGLHPQVQPSELPFEIEGQHLVLIDDVLMSGRTIRAALNELFDYGRPASVTLVSLLDLNARELPIRPDVVGATLSLAANERVKLSGPTPLTLELQTLAN, encoded by the coding sequence GTGATGCTACCCAACCCCAACGACCTGCTGCCAGCCATGGCCAGCGCGCTGACCCAGCACCTGAACCAGCGCCAGATCGGCGAACCCCGCTTCATCGGCATCCGCACTGGCGGCGTCTGGGTCGCCCAGGCCCTGCTGGCCGCACTGGATCGCGATGACGCCCTGGGCATCCTCGACGTGTCGTTCTACCGCGACGATTTCACCCAGAACGGCCTGCACCCGCAGGTGCAACCGTCCGAGCTGCCGTTCGAGATCGAGGGCCAGCACCTGGTGCTGATCGACGACGTGCTGATGAGCGGCCGTACCATCCGCGCCGCGCTGAACGAACTGTTCGATTACGGCCGCCCGGCCAGCGTCACCCTGGTCAGCCTGCTCGACCTCAATGCCCGCGAGCTGCCGATCCGCCCCGACGTGGTCGGCGCCACCCTGTCGCTGGCGGCCAACGAGCGGGTAAAATTGTCCGGCCCCACGCCGCTGACCCTCGAACTCCAGACGCTCGCCAACTGA
- a CDS encoding aspartate carbamoyltransferase catalytic subunit, which translates to MTPLAAKRPLQLNDQGQLRHFLSLDGLPRELLTEILDTADSFLEVGARAVKKVPLLRGKTVCNVFFENSTRTRTTFELAAQRLSADVISLNVSTSSTSKGETLFDTLRNLEAMAADIFVVRHADSGAAHFIAEHVCPNLAIINGGDGRHAHPTQGMLDMLTIRRHKGDFEKLSVAIVGDILHSRVARSNMLALKTLGCPDIRVIAPKTLLPIGLEQSYGVRVFSDANEGLKDVDVVIMLRLQRERMQGGLLPSEGEFYRLFGLTEQRLKLAKPDALVMHPGPINRGVEIESAVADGPQSVILNQVTYGIAIRMAVLSMAMSGQNAQRQLNAEEAN; encoded by the coding sequence ATGACGCCACTCGCCGCCAAGCGCCCGCTGCAACTGAACGACCAAGGTCAGTTGCGCCACTTCCTCTCACTCGACGGCCTGCCCCGCGAGCTGTTGACCGAAATCCTCGACACCGCCGACTCCTTCCTCGAAGTCGGCGCGCGGGCAGTGAAGAAGGTCCCACTGCTGCGCGGCAAGACCGTGTGCAACGTGTTCTTCGAGAACTCCACGCGCACCCGCACCACCTTCGAGCTGGCCGCCCAGCGCCTGTCGGCCGACGTCATCAGCCTCAACGTTTCCACCAGCTCCACCAGCAAGGGCGAGACGCTGTTCGACACCCTGCGTAACCTCGAGGCCATGGCCGCCGACATCTTCGTCGTGCGCCATGCCGATTCCGGCGCCGCGCACTTCATCGCCGAGCACGTGTGCCCGAACCTGGCGATCATCAACGGTGGCGACGGCCGCCATGCGCACCCGACCCAGGGCATGCTCGACATGCTCACCATCCGCCGCCACAAGGGCGACTTCGAGAAGCTCTCGGTGGCTATCGTCGGCGACATCCTGCACTCGCGGGTGGCGCGCTCGAACATGCTGGCGCTGAAGACCCTGGGCTGCCCGGACATTCGCGTGATCGCACCGAAGACCCTGCTACCCATCGGCCTGGAACAAAGCTACGGCGTGCGCGTGTTCAGCGACGCCAACGAAGGCCTCAAGGACGTCGACGTGGTGATCATGCTGCGCCTGCAGCGCGAGCGCATGCAGGGCGGCCTGCTGCCCAGCGAGGGCGAGTTCTACCGCCTGTTCGGCCTCACCGAGCAGCGCCTCAAGCTGGCCAAGCCGGATGCCCTGGTGATGCACCCTGGCCCGATCAACCGGGGTGTGGAGATCGAATCGGCAGTGGCCGACGGCCCGCAGTCGGTGATCCTCAACCAGGTCACCTACGGCATCGCCATCCGCATGGCCGTGCTTTCCATGGCCATGAGCGGGCAGAACGCCCAACGTCAACTCAATGCCGAGGAGGCCAACTGA
- a CDS encoding dihydroorotase, whose amino-acid sequence MRTAILGARVIDPASGLDRVSDLYIDGGKLVAIGQAPAGFAADKTLDAQGLIAAPGLVDLSVALREPGYSRKGSIATETLAAAAGGVTSLCCPPITKPVLDTPAVAELILDRAREAGHTKVFPIGALSKGLAGEQLAELVALRDAGCVAFGNGLDNFRSARTLRRALEYAATFDLQVIFHSQDFDLAEGGLAHEGPTASFLGLAGIPETAETVALARDLLLVEQSGVRAHFSQITSARGAELIANAQARGLPVTADVALYQLILTDEALIDFSSLYHVQPPLRSRADRDGLREAVKAGVISAIASHHQPHERDAKLAPFAATEPGISSVQLQLPLAMTLVQDGLLDLPTLLARLSSGPAAALRLPAGSLSVGSAADILLFDAQASTVAGEQWYSKGSNCPFIGHCLPGAVRYTLVDGHISYQG is encoded by the coding sequence ATGCGTACCGCAATCCTCGGCGCCCGCGTGATCGACCCGGCCAGCGGCCTGGATCGGGTCAGCGACCTCTATATCGATGGCGGCAAGCTGGTCGCCATCGGCCAGGCACCAGCCGGTTTCGCTGCCGACAAGACCCTCGACGCCCAAGGCCTGATCGCGGCACCCGGCCTGGTCGACCTGTCCGTGGCCCTGCGCGAACCAGGCTACAGCCGCAAGGGCAGCATCGCCACGGAGACCCTGGCCGCAGCGGCCGGCGGCGTCACCAGCCTGTGCTGCCCGCCGATCACCAAGCCAGTGCTGGATACCCCCGCAGTGGCCGAGCTGATCCTCGACCGCGCTCGCGAAGCCGGGCACACCAAGGTCTTCCCCATCGGCGCGCTGAGCAAGGGTCTGGCCGGAGAGCAGCTTGCAGAGCTCGTTGCGCTGCGCGATGCCGGCTGCGTGGCCTTCGGCAACGGCCTGGACAACTTCCGCAGCGCCCGCACCCTGCGCCGCGCCCTGGAATATGCAGCCACCTTCGATCTGCAGGTGATCTTCCACTCGCAGGACTTTGATCTGGCCGAAGGCGGTCTGGCGCATGAGGGCCCGACCGCCAGCTTCCTCGGCCTGGCCGGCATTCCAGAAACCGCCGAAACCGTGGCCCTGGCCCGCGACCTGCTGCTGGTGGAACAGAGCGGCGTGCGCGCGCACTTCAGCCAGATCACCAGCGCTCGTGGCGCCGAGCTGATCGCCAACGCCCAGGCGCGCGGCCTGCCGGTGACCGCCGATGTGGCGCTGTACCAGTTGATCCTCACCGATGAGGCGCTGATCGACTTCTCCAGCCTGTACCACGTGCAGCCGCCGCTGCGCTCGCGTGCCGACCGTGACGGTCTGCGCGAAGCGGTGAAGGCGGGTGTGATCTCGGCCATCGCCAGCCACCACCAACCACACGAGCGCGATGCCAAGCTGGCGCCCTTCGCCGCTACCGAGCCAGGTATCAGCAGCGTGCAACTGCAACTGCCGCTGGCCATGACTCTGGTGCAGGACGGCCTGCTGGATCTGCCAACCCTGCTGGCACGCCTGTCCAGCGGCCCGGCCGCCGCGCTGCGCCTGCCGGCAGGCAGCCTGAGCGTCGGCAGCGCAGCCGATATCCTGCTGTTCGATGCGCAGGCCTCCACCGTCGCAGGTGAGCAGTGGTATTCCAAGGGCAGCAACTGCCCCTTCATTGGCCATTGCCTGCCCGGCGCGGTGCGCTACACCCTGGTCGACGGGCATATCAGCTACCAGGGCTGA
- a CDS encoding beta-ketoacyl synthase, which yields MSRLPVIVGFGGYNAAGRSSFHHGFRRTVQESLEPQARQETLAGLAQMMKLVRVVDGQYQDQHGQPLSLAEIESRYAKDILAGTLVRRIEQQHLDPDAAHWQKSIGVAPANGASLSFVTLRKQLPEPLPANWSVEELEGNEVRVTLHDSCEFKVDSYRPLAVKSAGQLPTGFEPSELYNSRFHPRGLAMTVVGVTDALRSVGIDWQRIVQHVAPDEIAVFASCIMSQLDENGFGGMMQSRLKGGRVTAKQLALGLNTMPADFINAYVLGSVGTTGSITGACASFLYNLQKGIEQIAAGKARVVIVGSSEAPINQECIEGYGAMGALATEEGLRQIEGKSEVDFRRASRPFGDNCGFTLAEACQFVVLMDDELALELGADIHGAVPDVFINADGFKKSISAPGPGNYLTVAKAVASAVQLLGLDAVRNRSFVHAHGSSTPANRITESEILDRVAAAFGIEQWPITAVKAFVGHSLATASGDQVIAALGAFKYGIVPGLKTIDAVASDVHQAHLSLSTEDRKLGEQALDVAFINSKGFGGNNASAVILAPHVAERMLCKRHGQAAFDAYLARREGTRAAAAAYDQQALQGKLDIIYNFGNDMIDDQAISITTEEVKVPGFEQPLVFKKDARYSDMLD from the coding sequence ATGTCGCGCTTACCTGTGATCGTGGGTTTTGGGGGTTACAACGCAGCCGGGCGCAGCTCCTTCCACCATGGTTTCCGTCGCACCGTGCAGGAGTCACTGGAACCCCAGGCGCGCCAGGAGACCCTGGCCGGGCTGGCGCAAATGATGAAGCTGGTGCGCGTGGTCGATGGCCAGTACCAGGATCAGCACGGCCAGCCGCTGAGCCTGGCCGAGATCGAAAGCCGCTACGCCAAGGACATTCTCGCCGGCACTCTGGTGCGCCGCATCGAGCAGCAGCACCTGGATCCGGACGCGGCGCACTGGCAGAAAAGCATCGGCGTCGCCCCCGCCAATGGCGCGAGCCTCAGCTTCGTCACCCTGCGCAAGCAACTGCCCGAGCCACTGCCGGCCAACTGGTCGGTGGAGGAGCTGGAGGGCAACGAAGTGCGCGTCACCCTGCACGATAGCTGCGAGTTCAAGGTGGACAGCTACCGCCCACTGGCGGTGAAATCCGCCGGCCAACTGCCCACCGGCTTCGAGCCGAGCGAGCTGTACAACTCGCGCTTCCATCCGCGCGGCCTGGCCATGACCGTGGTCGGCGTCACCGACGCGCTGCGCTCGGTGGGCATCGACTGGCAGCGCATCGTCCAGCACGTGGCCCCGGACGAGATCGCCGTGTTCGCCAGTTGCATCATGAGCCAGCTCGACGAGAACGGCTTCGGCGGCATGATGCAGTCGCGCCTCAAAGGTGGCCGCGTCACCGCCAAGCAACTGGCCCTGGGCCTGAATACCATGCCGGCGGACTTCATCAACGCCTACGTGCTCGGCAGCGTCGGTACCACCGGCAGTATCACCGGTGCCTGCGCCAGCTTCCTCTACAACCTGCAGAAAGGCATCGAGCAGATCGCCGCGGGCAAGGCGCGCGTGGTCATCGTCGGCAGCAGCGAGGCGCCGATCAACCAGGAGTGCATCGAGGGCTACGGCGCCATGGGCGCGCTGGCCACCGAGGAAGGCCTGCGCCAGATCGAAGGCAAGAGCGAGGTGGACTTCCGCCGCGCCAGCCGCCCGTTCGGCGACAACTGCGGCTTCACCCTGGCCGAAGCCTGCCAGTTCGTGGTGCTGATGGACGACGAACTGGCCCTGGAACTGGGCGCCGACATCCACGGCGCGGTACCGGACGTGTTCATCAACGCCGATGGGTTCAAGAAGTCCATCTCCGCCCCCGGCCCGGGCAACTACCTGACCGTGGCCAAGGCCGTGGCCAGCGCCGTGCAATTGCTCGGCCTGGACGCCGTGCGTAACCGCAGCTTCGTTCATGCCCACGGCTCCAGCACCCCGGCCAACCGCATCACCGAGTCGGAGATTCTCGACCGCGTCGCGGCGGCCTTCGGCATCGAGCAGTGGCCGATCACGGCGGTGAAGGCCTTTGTTGGCCATTCCCTGGCCACTGCCAGCGGTGACCAAGTGATCGCCGCCCTTGGCGCCTTCAAGTACGGCATCGTGCCCGGCCTGAAAACCATCGATGCCGTCGCCAGTGACGTCCATCAGGCCCACCTGAGCTTGTCCACCGAGGATCGCAAGCTGGGTGAGCAGGCACTGGACGTGGCCTTCATCAACTCCAAGGGCTTTGGCGGCAACAACGCCAGCGCGGTGATCCTCGCACCACATGTGGCCGAGCGCATGCTGTGCAAGCGCCACGGCCAGGCCGCTTTCGACGCCTACCTGGCGCGCCGCGAGGGCACCCGTGCCGCCGCCGCCGCTTATGATCAACAGGCGCTGCAGGGCAAGCTGGACATCATCTACAACTTTGGCAACGACATGATCGACGACCAGGCCATCTCCATCAC